From one Paenibacillus sp. FSL K6-1330 genomic stretch:
- a CDS encoding MntP/YtaF family protein — translation MLSHIFSSVLLAMALSLDGFGAGVTYGLRKTRIPLLSVLIISLCSGLVLGASMQAGALLQRFLSPSVASVIGAAILILLGLWSLCQQVRRKNESDVQPVSNKVITKSLIETQGADHQVKLRREVNTAGQEHLQRAVFSLEIPKIGVVIQILRSPSKADLDDSGSISPWEAMWLGIALSLDAFGAGLGAAMLGFSPLGTATVVSLFSGIFLVLGMRVGLRFASKGGMRFISYLPAFLLIVMGIMKLL, via the coding sequence GTGCTCAGTCATATTTTCTCGTCTGTGCTGCTGGCTATGGCATTAAGCCTGGACGGATTTGGGGCGGGGGTTACATACGGTCTGCGCAAAACCAGGATACCGCTGCTGTCTGTATTGATCATCTCGCTATGTTCCGGCTTGGTGCTTGGCGCCTCCATGCAGGCAGGCGCGCTGTTACAGCGGTTCTTATCCCCATCTGTGGCGTCCGTGATCGGAGCCGCCATTTTGATTCTGCTGGGCTTGTGGTCTCTATGCCAGCAAGTTCGCAGAAAAAACGAGTCTGATGTGCAGCCGGTTTCCAATAAGGTTATTACAAAGTCTCTTATAGAAACGCAGGGGGCTGACCATCAAGTAAAATTACGACGTGAGGTTAACACGGCAGGTCAAGAGCATCTTCAGCGGGCGGTATTTTCTCTTGAGATTCCGAAGATCGGCGTTGTCATTCAAATTCTCCGCAGTCCCTCGAAGGCGGATCTGGACGACTCCGGCAGCATCTCTCCGTGGGAGGCGATGTGGCTCGGGATCGCGCTATCGCTCGATGCGTTCGGGGCAGGACTTGGCGCAGCCATGCTGGGCTTCTCACCGTTAGGTACCGCAACGGTTGTTTCCTTGTTTAGCGGGATATTCCTGGTGCTGGGTATGAGGGTTGGTTTACGCTTTGCGTCCAAAGGCGGCATGCGTTTTATCTCTTATTTGCCTGCTTTTTTGTTAATCGTCATGGGTATAATGAAGCTGTTATGA
- the mutM gene encoding DNA-formamidopyrimidine glycosylase has protein sequence MPELPEVETVKRTLNQLIKGKHIDHVSVHLPRIIQRPDDIEAFAFMLKDHTVEGVERRGKFLRILLDGLVLVSHLRMEGRYGVYPAEEPVEKHTHVIFHFSDGTELRYKDVRQFGTMHLFATGEEFQHAPLAKLGYEPLDETFTFGTFKEVIGSKKTKIKAVLLNQAYVVGIGNIYVDEALFRAGIHPERNANSLKDAELKRLFHAIVDTLSEAVDAGGSSIKSYVNGQGEMGMFQHSHQIYGRKDEPCNTCGGPIHKIVVGGRGTHFCPKCQPLRK, from the coding sequence ATGCCGGAATTGCCGGAAGTAGAAACCGTGAAACGAACACTGAACCAATTGATTAAAGGTAAGCATATAGATCACGTATCCGTACATCTGCCGCGGATCATTCAGCGTCCCGACGATATTGAGGCATTTGCGTTTATGCTGAAGGATCATACCGTGGAAGGTGTAGAGCGCCGCGGGAAATTTTTACGGATATTGCTGGATGGGCTAGTCCTCGTCTCGCATCTTCGGATGGAAGGGCGTTACGGGGTGTACCCTGCTGAGGAGCCGGTGGAGAAGCATACCCATGTCATCTTTCATTTCTCGGATGGCACGGAGCTGCGCTATAAGGACGTACGCCAATTCGGAACGATGCATCTTTTTGCAACGGGGGAAGAGTTCCAGCACGCTCCTCTTGCCAAGCTGGGTTATGAGCCGCTGGATGAGACGTTTACGTTCGGAACCTTTAAGGAAGTCATCGGCAGCAAGAAAACGAAGATCAAGGCGGTGCTGCTGAATCAGGCATATGTGGTCGGTATCGGCAATATATATGTCGATGAGGCATTGTTTCGAGCCGGGATTCATCCGGAGCGCAATGCTAACAGCCTGAAGGATGCCGAGCTCAAGCGATTGTTTCATGCGATTGTGGATACACTGTCCGAAGCCGTTGACGCGGGTGGTTCTTCCATTAAATCCTATGTCAATGGACAGGGTGAAATGGGGATGTTCCAGCACAGTCATCAGATTTACGGACGGAAGGACGAGCCGTGTAATACATGCGGAGGACCGATTCATAAGATCGTGGTTGGCGGACGGGGGACCCACTTCTGCCCGAAGTGTCAGCCGTTAAGGAAGTAA
- the polA gene encoding DNA polymerase I — MDKLILIDGNNIIYRAFFAMPPLTNASGQQTNAVYGFTTMLLRLIEEHKPTHMMVAFDAGKETFRHADFQDYKGGRQKTPPELSGQFPLLKELLKGLGVSQFEIGGYEADDIIGTITRQADEAGRKVMVVSGDKDMLQLASEHTTIAMVRKGVTDIEYYGPEQIKERYNLTPDQIIDLKGLMGDASDNIPGVPGVGEKTALKLLHEFGSVEAVVSRTDELKGKMKEKIEEHADSAILSKKLATIFREVPLEQSLDDMAFTGLNEETAGPALAKLEFKSLIERLNLSTSGMGGDPAESKPEAKIEVTLVDTKELAEVADNLAQVTVLHVETHGENPHHAEVIGLALATEERQYFIPFEVLKSEEAEPVRTWLADSGIPKRGYDLHRIDLALHWQGIAFAGAAFDVHLAAYLLDPTEANQSLSGLASKYGLAYLQADEDVFGKGAKYKVPDVEKLSEHMARKCLAVSELVPVQEKELAANEMLPLFHELEMPLSRILADMEKQGIAVNAEDLKELGREFEGQIAKLVHEIYEIAGTEFNLNSPKQLGEILFVKLELPVIKKTKTGYSTDAEVLEKLAPYHDIVRLILKYRTLAKLQSTYVEGLLKEISSQTGKVHTYYRQTIAATGRLSSQFPNLQNIPIRLEEGRKLRKVFVPSEPGWSILAADYSQIELRVLAHISDDERLKEAFVHDMDIHTKTAMDVFGVGVDEVDSNMRRSAKAVNFGIVYGISDYGLSQNLNITRKEAAAFIDQYFEVFQGVRRYMDVIVKQAKQDGYVKTLLERRRYLPEINASNFNLRSFAERTAMNTPIQGTAADIIKLAMVHMDKALYDRQLKSRMLLQVHDELVFEVPEDELEIMKELVPEVMSQALKLSVPLKSEVSYGENWYEAK, encoded by the coding sequence ATGGACAAGCTGATTTTGATTGATGGAAATAATATCATTTACCGCGCATTCTTTGCGATGCCGCCGTTGACCAATGCCAGCGGACAGCAGACGAATGCAGTTTACGGTTTTACGACCATGCTGCTTCGCTTAATTGAGGAGCATAAACCGACCCATATGATGGTGGCATTCGATGCCGGCAAGGAAACGTTCCGGCATGCGGATTTTCAGGATTACAAAGGTGGCCGTCAAAAGACTCCTCCTGAGCTCTCCGGACAATTCCCGCTGCTGAAAGAGCTGCTGAAGGGTCTTGGCGTCTCCCAGTTCGAAATTGGCGGTTATGAGGCCGATGACATTATCGGGACCATTACCCGTCAAGCTGACGAAGCTGGCCGCAAGGTGATGGTCGTATCCGGGGATAAGGATATGCTGCAGTTGGCTTCGGAACATACCACGATCGCGATGGTCCGCAAGGGCGTTACTGATATTGAGTATTACGGACCTGAACAGATTAAGGAACGTTATAACCTGACGCCTGATCAGATTATCGATCTTAAGGGGCTGATGGGCGATGCTTCCGATAACATTCCCGGCGTTCCAGGAGTGGGTGAGAAGACGGCTCTGAAGCTGCTTCATGAATTTGGATCCGTAGAGGCCGTGGTGTCACGTACAGATGAGCTGAAGGGCAAGATGAAAGAGAAGATCGAAGAGCATGCCGATTCCGCCATACTCAGCAAGAAGCTGGCCACGATCTTCCGCGAAGTACCACTGGAGCAGTCGCTGGATGACATGGCGTTTACAGGCCTGAATGAAGAGACGGCAGGACCTGCACTGGCGAAGCTGGAGTTTAAATCGCTGATTGAACGGTTAAACCTGAGCACAAGCGGAATGGGCGGAGATCCGGCTGAGTCGAAGCCCGAAGCGAAGATTGAAGTGACCCTTGTGGACACGAAGGAACTTGCGGAGGTTGCGGATAACCTGGCCCAGGTGACCGTGCTCCATGTTGAGACGCATGGGGAAAACCCTCATCATGCTGAGGTGATCGGGCTTGCACTCGCTACAGAGGAACGACAGTACTTCATTCCTTTTGAGGTTCTGAAGTCGGAAGAGGCCGAGCCTGTCCGTACTTGGCTTGCCGATAGCGGGATCCCGAAACGCGGGTATGATCTGCACCGCATTGATCTGGCTCTCCACTGGCAGGGTATCGCTTTTGCCGGCGCAGCATTCGACGTTCATCTGGCTGCATACCTGCTCGACCCGACGGAAGCGAATCAAAGCCTTAGCGGGCTGGCCTCCAAATACGGGCTTGCGTATCTTCAAGCCGATGAGGATGTGTTCGGTAAAGGGGCCAAATACAAGGTTCCCGATGTGGAGAAGCTCAGCGAGCACATGGCCAGAAAATGTCTGGCTGTATCCGAACTGGTTCCCGTTCAGGAGAAGGAACTGGCTGCTAATGAAATGCTGCCGCTGTTCCATGAGCTGGAGATGCCGCTGTCCCGCATTTTGGCCGATATGGAGAAACAGGGAATTGCCGTGAATGCGGAGGATCTGAAAGAGCTGGGTCGCGAGTTTGAAGGTCAGATCGCGAAGCTGGTTCATGAGATTTATGAGATCGCTGGAACGGAATTCAATCTCAATTCCCCTAAACAGCTGGGCGAGATTCTGTTTGTGAAACTGGAACTTCCGGTCATCAAGAAGACCAAAACCGGTTATTCTACCGATGCCGAGGTGCTGGAGAAGCTCGCTCCTTATCATGATATTGTCCGTCTGATCCTGAAGTACCGTACCTTGGCCAAGCTGCAATCCACTTATGTGGAAGGTCTTCTGAAGGAGATTTCGTCACAGACTGGCAAAGTGCACACCTATTATCGCCAGACGATTGCCGCAACGGGACGTCTGAGCAGCCAATTTCCGAATTTGCAGAACATTCCGATCCGTCTGGAGGAAGGTCGCAAGCTGCGTAAGGTTTTCGTTCCGTCCGAGCCGGGCTGGAGCATTTTGGCAGCGGACTACTCCCAGATCGAGCTGCGTGTGCTTGCGCATATCTCGGATGATGAACGGCTGAAGGAAGCTTTTGTTCACGATATGGACATCCACACCAAGACCGCGATGGATGTGTTTGGAGTCGGCGTGGATGAGGTGGACTCCAATATGCGGCGGTCCGCCAAGGCGGTTAACTTCGGCATCGTGTATGGAATCAGCGATTATGGCTTGTCCCAGAACCTGAACATTACCCGGAAGGAAGCCGCGGCATTCATTGACCAGTATTTCGAGGTGTTCCAAGGTGTGCGGCGTTATATGGACGTGATCGTCAAGCAGGCGAAGCAAGATGGCTATGTGAAAACGTTGCTTGAACGCAGACGGTATCTGCCGGAGATTAATGCCAGCAACTTTAATCTGCGGTCCTTTGCGGAGCGGACGGCGATGAATACGCCGATTCAGGGAACGGCCGCCGACATTATCAAGCTGGCCATGGTCCATATGGACAAGGCATTGTATGATCGTCAATTGAAGAGCCGCATGCTGCTTCAAGTGCATGATGAATTGGTGTTTGAGGTGCCGGAGGATGAACTGGAGATCATGAAGGAACTGGTTCCGGAAGTGATGAGCCAGGCACTAAAACTGTCGGTACCGCTGAAGTCGGAAGTCAGCTATGGCGAGAACTGGTACGAAGCGAAGTAA
- the phoU gene encoding phosphate signaling complex protein PhoU has translation MIRRIEFDQQLNELKTLLQDMGKHMEEALASSVESLQTLDAEKAQAVIKNDVQLNTMEEQIMEIGSRLIVTQQPVAKDLRRILVAFRIASDLERMGDLARDVAKVTIRLQGQKLIKPLVDLPRMSDLVRAMVSESIESYLMENTDLAYKMAQDDDQVDHLYSVILQDLYSHLTSDPDSANQAMLLIMVGRYIERIADHATNIGESTVYLVTGHRPDLNQ, from the coding sequence ATGATCCGGAGAATTGAGTTTGATCAGCAGCTTAATGAGCTGAAAACCTTGCTGCAGGATATGGGCAAGCATATGGAGGAGGCACTGGCGAGCAGTGTAGAGTCTCTCCAGACCCTGGATGCGGAGAAAGCGCAGGCGGTTATCAAGAACGATGTGCAGTTAAACACAATGGAAGAGCAGATCATGGAGATCGGCTCCCGCTTGATCGTAACCCAGCAGCCTGTGGCGAAGGATTTGCGCCGGATATTGGTTGCTTTCCGAATTGCCAGCGATTTGGAGCGGATGGGCGACTTGGCTCGTGATGTCGCTAAAGTCACGATCCGTCTGCAAGGCCAGAAGCTGATCAAGCCCTTAGTGGATCTTCCGCGGATGTCGGATTTGGTGCGTGCGATGGTCTCGGAATCCATCGAATCCTATCTGATGGAAAACACGGATCTGGCTTATAAAATGGCCCAGGATGACGATCAGGTCGATCATTTGTACAGCGTCATTCTGCAGGATCTGTATTCGCATCTGACCTCTGATCCGGACTCGGCCAATCAAGCGATGCTGCTGATCATGGTGGGCCGTTACATTGAACGGATCGCCGACCATGCCACGAACATTGGCGAGAGCACCGTGTACCTCGTAACAGGTCACCGTCCCGACCTCAATCAATAG
- the pstB gene encoding phosphate ABC transporter ATP-binding protein PstB gives MDSIIQIKKLNLYYDTYHALKNVDLDIPEKTVTAFIGPSGCGKSTLLRTLNRMNDMIPSTRIEGSVQIGGTEIYSEEVHVEALRKQVGMVFQQPNPFPKSIYDNIAYGPRLHGIRSKAELDQIVEQSLKQAVLWDEVKDYLKRSALSLSGGQQQRLCIARALAVQPDILLMDEATSALDPISTLKIEELVQELKSKYTIVMVTHNMHQAARVSGQTVFFLNGEVVESASTDTLFSTPSDARTEDYISGRFG, from the coding sequence ATGGATTCCATCATACAGATTAAGAAATTAAACCTTTACTATGATACGTATCATGCGCTTAAAAACGTGGATCTGGACATTCCGGAAAAAACGGTGACGGCGTTCATCGGTCCGTCGGGCTGCGGTAAATCCACACTGCTGCGTACGCTGAATCGGATGAATGACATGATTCCTTCCACCCGGATTGAAGGCAGCGTGCAAATCGGCGGGACGGAAATCTACAGCGAGGAAGTCCACGTTGAAGCCCTGCGCAAGCAGGTAGGGATGGTATTCCAGCAGCCGAATCCGTTTCCTAAATCGATTTATGATAATATCGCCTACGGTCCGCGACTCCACGGTATCCGCAGTAAAGCGGAGCTTGACCAAATTGTGGAACAGAGTTTGAAGCAGGCCGTGCTGTGGGATGAAGTCAAGGATTATCTCAAGCGGTCCGCGCTGAGCTTGTCCGGGGGTCAACAGCAGCGTCTGTGCATTGCCCGGGCACTTGCCGTACAGCCGGATATTCTGCTTATGGACGAAGCTACTTCCGCGCTGGACCCGATTTCGACCCTGAAAATCGAAGAGCTGGTACAAGAGCTGAAGAGCAAATACACCATCGTTATGGTAACGCACAATATGCATCAGGCCGCCCGCGTATCCGGGCAGACGGTATTTTTCCTGAATGGCGAAGTGGTTGAATCGGCAAGCACCGATACGCTGTTCTCGACGCCGTCGGATGCACGTACCGAGGACTATATCTCGGGTCGATTTGGTTAA
- the pstA gene encoding phosphate ABC transporter permease PstA, whose product MEQLNLGDSKGINRRRRSDQTLHIIFLACTSIGILALMALIVTIVTDGIFRLSPDLFTNYPSRIADKAGLKSPIVGTIYLLLLMAPLSFILGVGAAIFLEEYAGRSRWVRLIQLNISTLAGVPSIIYGILGLAIFVRGMNLGRSLLSGVLTMTLLVLPIIIVAAQEALRAVPKNRRDASYALGATKWQTVSSAVLPSAIPGIMTGVILALSRAIGETAPLIMIGALTYVAFLPENLLDSFTVMPIQIFNWISRPSEAFHELAASGIILLLIMLFIMNIIAVWIRNKYSKNI is encoded by the coding sequence ATGGAACAATTGAATCTGGGAGACAGCAAAGGAATCAACCGGAGACGCCGTAGTGACCAGACGCTGCACATTATATTTCTGGCTTGTACCAGTATCGGTATTCTTGCCTTGATGGCTTTGATTGTTACGATTGTGACGGATGGCATTTTCAGACTATCGCCTGATCTGTTCACCAACTATCCGTCACGTATCGCGGATAAAGCAGGACTGAAGTCGCCGATTGTCGGCACGATTTACTTGCTTCTGCTCATGGCTCCGCTGTCCTTCATACTAGGCGTTGGCGCAGCGATCTTTCTTGAAGAGTATGCGGGCCGCAGCCGCTGGGTTCGGCTGATTCAGCTGAATATCAGTACGCTTGCAGGGGTTCCTTCTATTATATATGGTATCCTGGGGCTCGCTATTTTCGTACGTGGGATGAATCTGGGCCGCAGTCTGCTCTCCGGGGTATTAACGATGACGCTGCTGGTGCTGCCAATTATTATCGTTGCCGCTCAGGAGGCGCTTCGCGCCGTGCCTAAGAACCGGCGCGATGCTTCTTATGCGCTGGGCGCAACAAAATGGCAAACGGTATCCAGCGCTGTACTGCCTTCAGCGATTCCAGGAATCATGACCGGGGTTATCCTGGCCTTGTCTCGTGCGATTGGCGAAACCGCACCGCTGATCATGATCGGTGCCTTAACGTACGTGGCCTTCTTGCCGGAAAATCTGCTCGATTCGTTTACTGTCATGCCGATCCAGATCTTTAACTGGATATCAAGACCAAGTGAGGCTTTCCACGAGCTGGCGGCTTCGGGTATTATTCTGTTGCTCATCATGCTGTTCATCATGAACATCATCGCCGTGTGGATCCGGAACAAGTATTCGAAGAACATCTAA
- the pstC gene encoding phosphate ABC transporter permease subunit PstC, which translates to MNKTSPVAVNTKSMTFRRSKTRISDKIIPILLGLCALLSVFTTIGIVYTLLQESVIFFKEVPVWSFLTGTTWSPILPPKEFGVLPLLGGTLLITGIAILFAVPIGLACAIYLNEYAPARVRGVVKPVLEVLAGVPTIVYGYFALETVTPFLQKIFPNMGIFNALSAGIVVGIMVLPMISSLSEDAMRAVPKSLRHGAYALGATRFEVALKIVLPAALSGVVSSFVLAFSRAIGETMIVTVAAGATPQLTLNPLESIQTMTSYIVQVSMGDVPRGTIEYGTIFAVGLTLFVITFLLNILAQWVARRFREEY; encoded by the coding sequence ATGAACAAAACTTCACCCGTGGCGGTAAACACAAAAAGCATGACATTCCGTCGAAGCAAAACACGCATCTCAGACAAAATCATTCCAATCTTACTCGGCTTGTGTGCCCTGCTTTCGGTGTTTACTACCATCGGTATTGTATATACGCTTCTGCAGGAATCCGTGATCTTCTTCAAGGAAGTACCGGTATGGTCCTTTCTGACTGGAACGACATGGAGTCCGATTCTCCCTCCAAAAGAATTCGGCGTGCTGCCCCTGCTGGGCGGCACATTGCTGATTACAGGCATTGCGATTCTATTCGCAGTGCCTATCGGCTTGGCATGCGCTATTTATCTCAATGAATACGCTCCTGCCCGGGTTCGGGGGGTTGTAAAGCCAGTGCTTGAAGTATTGGCTGGTGTACCAACGATTGTTTATGGATATTTTGCGCTTGAAACGGTAACGCCATTCCTTCAAAAGATTTTTCCCAACATGGGTATATTCAATGCGCTTAGCGCGGGTATCGTGGTAGGGATCATGGTCCTGCCGATGATTTCATCTTTAAGTGAAGACGCGATGCGTGCAGTACCCAAGAGTCTTCGTCACGGTGCCTACGCGCTCGGTGCTACCCGATTTGAGGTTGCACTGAAAATTGTGCTGCCTGCCGCTCTGTCGGGGGTCGTGTCGTCCTTCGTATTGGCATTCTCGCGTGCGATTGGCGAGACGATGATCGTAACGGTGGCTGCTGGTGCTACGCCGCAGCTGACGCTGAATCCGCTGGAAAGCATCCAGACCATGACTTCTTATATCGTTCAGGTAAGTATGGGTGATGTTCCGCGCGGAACGATTGAATACGGCACGATTTTTGCGGTAGGTCTGACCTTGTTTGTCATCACCTTCTTGCTTAATATATTGGCGCAGTGGGTCGCTCGCCGCTTCAGGGAGGAATACTAG
- a CDS encoding PstS family phosphate ABC transporter substrate-binding protein produces the protein MFRRRGRKPAGILVLVLMLSTLLAACGGGTSGGASGENKENGSAQQTEENTSTALTGTIEIDGSSTLHPLTEAVAEEFGAANPDVRIPIGTGGTGAGFKRFNNSEIAVSNASRPIKDSEAEEAKANGITYHEVLVAYDGLSVVVNPSNEFVDKLTVDELKKIYEPNSTVKTWADVREGWPAEEIKIYSPGTDHGTFDYFTEAINGEAQASRNDSQITFSADTNAVVQGVAGDKNSIGYFGFSFYEENQDKLKLVPIDNGTATVAPSMETIKDNSYAPLSRPLLLYVNDKELERPEVSAFMNFYLENAASLAGEVGFVPLQDDQYKAEKDKLAK, from the coding sequence TTGTTTAGAAGAAGGGGTCGTAAACCAGCAGGTATTCTCGTATTGGTGTTAATGCTGAGCACACTTTTGGCAGCATGCGGAGGAGGAACTTCCGGCGGTGCTTCAGGAGAAAATAAAGAGAATGGTTCAGCACAGCAAACAGAGGAAAATACCTCAACAGCTTTGACAGGAACAATTGAAATTGATGGTTCAAGTACACTGCATCCATTAACCGAAGCGGTTGCTGAAGAGTTCGGTGCAGCTAACCCTGATGTCCGTATTCCAATCGGAACAGGCGGAACAGGCGCTGGCTTCAAACGTTTTAACAACAGCGAGATCGCAGTGTCCAATGCTTCCCGTCCAATTAAAGACAGCGAAGCTGAGGAAGCAAAAGCCAATGGCATTACCTATCATGAGGTTCTGGTAGCTTATGACGGACTGTCCGTCGTTGTTAATCCAAGCAATGAATTCGTAGATAAATTGACCGTGGATGAGCTCAAGAAAATTTACGAGCCAAACAGCACCGTAAAAACATGGGCTGACGTTCGTGAAGGATGGCCGGCAGAGGAAATCAAGATTTACTCGCCAGGTACTGACCACGGTACATTTGATTACTTCACAGAAGCAATTAACGGTGAAGCGCAAGCAAGCAGAAACGATAGCCAAATTACGTTCAGTGCCGATACAAACGCAGTCGTACAAGGGGTAGCTGGTGACAAGAACTCCATCGGATACTTCGGATTCTCCTTCTATGAAGAGAACCAAGACAAGTTGAAGCTGGTTCCGATTGATAACGGTACGGCTACAGTAGCTCCAAGCATGGAAACGATCAAGGATAACAGCTACGCTCCATTGTCCCGTCCGCTGCTGCTCTATGTTAACGATAAAGAGCTTGAGCGTCCAGAAGTGAGTGCATTCATGAACTTCTACCTTGAGAATGCCGCTAGTCTTGCTGGCGAAGTCGGATTCGTACCGCTTCAAGATGATCAGTACAAAGCAGAAAAAGACAAGTTGGCAAAATAA
- a CDS encoding methyl-accepting chemotaxis protein, whose protein sequence is MTLLQTKPNQTERMKMEVEPELDGQVANEPEAGDLYRQYIRRVPVIGKTESCLDVLNVFAKDPRIPCVNYCDEADTPAGLIMRDVFYQRMMGRFAVDLYYSKPAFQFADHQPMRVDISEKVGTLLELSLQRPDSKFYDCVLITDSNQLQGVLTVRDLMSLSSGLQAEAEEKRELILQESYRHTRNIQSSLTDVRTAAARTNSECIRMREWSQTGKEKLDLVRTSYLGLVEDMTKREGQASELAADASRIFSITGMITELANQSSLLAMNASIEAAHAGEHGRGFQVVAAEVQSLAKQTRKLSGDISQLLEQIQRLAADTAKGAVSSLKEIQSCEGYVTEGAQMFNEMDNAVQEVEKSGSQVYQLAEETVRRVERVKDELAGMNTGESSIKEERSNL, encoded by the coding sequence ATGACACTGCTTCAAACCAAACCAAATCAGACAGAGAGAATGAAGATGGAGGTAGAGCCGGAACTTGATGGACAAGTAGCAAACGAGCCTGAAGCAGGTGATTTATATCGGCAATACATAAGAAGGGTCCCTGTTATAGGAAAGACTGAATCCTGCCTTGATGTGTTGAATGTTTTTGCGAAGGACCCGCGTATTCCGTGTGTTAATTATTGCGATGAGGCAGACACACCAGCAGGACTGATCATGCGGGATGTGTTTTACCAGCGAATGATGGGCAGGTTTGCCGTTGACCTGTATTATTCCAAGCCCGCCTTCCAGTTTGCGGACCATCAACCGATGCGTGTCGATATATCCGAGAAGGTCGGAACGCTGCTGGAATTGTCCCTACAGCGCCCGGATTCAAAATTCTATGATTGTGTCCTGATCACGGATTCAAACCAACTGCAAGGTGTGCTTACCGTCCGGGATCTGATGAGTCTGTCCAGCGGGCTCCAAGCGGAGGCGGAAGAGAAGCGGGAACTGATCCTGCAGGAAAGCTACCGGCATACCCGGAACATTCAATCCTCATTAACCGACGTCCGAACGGCAGCAGCGAGAACGAACTCGGAATGTATACGGATGAGGGAGTGGTCTCAAACCGGGAAGGAGAAACTGGATCTTGTCCGAACCTCGTACCTTGGCCTTGTGGAGGATATGACGAAGCGTGAAGGCCAGGCCTCCGAGCTCGCGGCGGATGCCAGCCGCATTTTTTCCATAACCGGCATGATTACCGAGCTTGCGAACCAAAGCAGTCTGCTGGCAATGAATGCCTCGATTGAAGCCGCACATGCCGGCGAGCATGGGCGGGGATTTCAAGTGGTTGCGGCAGAGGTACAATCGCTGGCTAAACAAACACGCAAGCTCTCAGGGGATATATCGCAGCTGCTGGAGCAAATCCAGCGGCTGGCAGCAGATACAGCCAAGGGGGCCGTATCATCGCTGAAGGAAATTCAATCCTGCGAGGGGTATGTAACGGAAGGTGCCCAGATGTTTAATGAAATGGACAACGCCGTTCAAGAGGTGGAGAAATCCGGGAGCCAGGTTTATCAACTGGCCGAGGAAACCGTTAGGCGTGTGGAGCGGGTTAAGGATGAGCTTGCTGGAATGAACACCGGCGAATCTTCGATCAAGGAAGAAAGATCGAATCTATAA